The following is a genomic window from Onychomys torridus chromosome 13, mOncTor1.1, whole genome shotgun sequence.
gaagaggatgttggaattagagacagctgtgagccaccatgtaggtgctggatattgtaccaaggtcctctggaagagcagcaagggttcttaaccactgagctatctctccagcttctcacatacatttttttaaacgaGTCTTTAATTGTACAGGTTGtgggggaggttgaggcagaaaggTCTTAAGGCCAAGGCCAGGCTTAGTTACATAGAGAGAACTTGTTTCAAAGTAAgagtgaaggggctggagagatggtaagAGCATCAttgtttttacagaggacctgggttctgttcccagcatccacatggaggctcacaaccatctataactccaattccaaggcaCCCAAGacccttctctgtcctctgagggcaccagacactcatgtggtagacatacatacatacaggcaaaatatctataatctgaaaaaaattaaaaacaaatggaggactataactcaatggtagagcccttgccttgAACGCACTAGACCCTAGGTTCGGTTCATCATATGGGGTAAGTGCATGAAGTAGTTCACATTGTGTcagacaagaagcagaaagaaaaagggtgCTGATGCTGCCCTGgcttctttccctcctccatctTATTCCTTTGTGTATACCAGCTCTTGGGATGGTGGCACTTGCATTCAGGATGGATAGTCTCTCCCCAGTCAGTCCTTTCAAGAAACATCCCCACAGGCACATCCAAAGCTGTGCTTCCTACATGATTCTAATGAGGATTAACCACCACAATCCACTCTTTGTCTGCTTAACACTCAGATACATCTCTCTAAACCACAACCTTCCATCTTGGCCCCCAAATGCTCACGTATAACATATCTCATAATGCAAAACATTCTACCCAACTTCAAGGGTTCCCGTAGTCTTAAAAGTTCCAACATTATTCAAAACTCCAAGTTCAAAACAGTCTCTGGGTCTTAAAGTAAATCCTTAGCTGTGAGCTCTGGTAAAAATCAGGAAACAATTTGTATCCAGTATACAATGCCATCAAGTGAACATCACATTCCAAAAGAGAGGAAGTCACAGGCCAGAGGGATGGGACCAAATCAAGACTAAAACCCAGCAGGGCACATTAAACACTGCAGCTCCATTTCCAGCATCAAGGGCACATCATATTCTAAAGTGAAGTCAAGCTGGCTTGGGTAACTGTCTTCTGGCTTTGCTGTTGATGGTCCACATGGCCTCTTTCGGGGGTTGGCTCTAGGTCTTGCCTGTATCTTCCTGGCACGTCTACTGTCACCTTCATGCACCTGAAAGAGTTGCTAGGCAagaagtcaggaaacagaaacaatggtTGGCTCCTTTGTTACACAGttcctttgttattttatatatatagtgagACAGATGGCTCACCCTCTCATCCaaccagaaaggaaagagatggagCCCTCTGGCACCATGTCATGGATCTCTAATATTATTGTCAACTCCAAAGCCTGAGCATGAGTAGTTCTAGAATCCACATCAGATAATCACGGTGTGACTTTCCCACTGTGGCTCTCAACCAGGAAGGGAAAACTCAAGGGGAATGACCCCACTGCACATGTCTCACAACTTTGAATCTGTGATACACATGTACCCGAGGCATGATGAAGTAACTTATACAATCTGATCATCTGTCTTCTCTGGAGACACAGTCTCCTGTATGTAGCTTGGGCTGGTCTTGATCTTCCTATATAGTCAAAGATGACCATTAACTTCTGATTCTCCCAAATTTAACTCCCTAATGTTGAGATTATAgctatgcaccaccacagcctatGATGTAATTATCCTAAGAAGTTGAAGTAGTCTCATGATCCCCCACAAACTTCCTCCTATCAATACCTTCAAGCCTATCAAAAGTGTGTCTCTATTCCTGAGGTCCCTCACTTTGCCCCCAAGTGTGTATACTTTTGCTTTCTCaaatacttacttatttttgtattgttcatTCAGGGTCTGCCGTAgcccaagttgaccttgaactttccatgtaactgaagatgaccttgaattcctgatcctcctgcttccactacCCAAGTAGCatgattataggtatgtaccacaaTGAACTCAAATATATCCATTATCAACAAATCTTTTGCCTGTGTGTCCacctataaattattttatagagGATAACACTAAGTTTGATAATCTGATCTTCCTAGTCAATCTTTTCTACAGCCTATCACCCTCCCCGCAGGGTAAAAAGAAACCAACTTCACCACACATAACCAGGTTTCCTACAACTTCCTTCCAAACCTGGATGGAATCTTCCACAACACTGTAACTCTTATATTCCTCCTGCAAAATCGGCACCGTGTGGATGACACTAAGTGCTGCCACCAGCTTCAGAAGTATCTGGTCCCCTTTTGTGGTATTTTGactgtaattggcccccataagctcatagggagcaGCACTGTtataagtgtggccttgttggaggaagtgtgtcactatggaggtgggctttgaggtctcctttgctcaagctactcAGTGTGACAGTGCACTTTCTGCCACCTGTGGATCAAGCTGTAggaccctcagctccttctccagcaccatttctgtctgcatgctgataacagactaaacttgtgaaactgtaagccactccaattaaagatttccctttataagagtttccatggtcatggtgcctcttcacagcaatagaaaccctaactaagacacctttgGACCTTAGCTTCAGTGACTTCTTAGTGTCTGGGCAGCCAAACTCAGAGTTCCCTAGTAAATGTCCTTTCTTCCTGGAAAGCCCTTCAAATGAGTTTATAGTTTTATATTGAGGCCTGTAATAAATAGTTCCTAGACAATTTTCCATTGTCCCAGTGGAAAGTGCttggctattttcttttttttaaattttgatttatttgttttatatgtatgggtgttttgcctgaactTATgggtaccatgtgtatgccttgTGCCttaggaagccagaaaaggatattagatccccctgaaactggagttacagatggttagctgccatgtgggtcctgggttctctggaagagcactggctgattttgaaaaaatattttttgtgtgtgaattaaTTCACTTATCTTGTGGGTGGGGCAGGACATGCGTGTGCCACagcatgaatgtggaggtcagaggacaactggaagTCACTTCTATGTGTTAGATCTAGGAAACCAACTcagaaactcaggtcctcaggcttagtggcaggcatctttgtagtagaatattattttaagatgtgttacttttgtttttatgtttcatttgtttaactccatgaagctgtgttactgtacctgtctaaaacacctgatggtctaataaagaactgaacggccaataccaaggcaggagaaaggataggtggggctgacaggcagggagaatatatagaaggagaaatatgggaggagGAGAtctaggagacagagaaggaggagaacatcaggggccagctacacagtaagagtaagatttacagaagtgagagaatgggaaaagcccagaggcaaaagatagatggggtaagttaaggaaagctggctagaaacaagccaaactaaggccaggcatttataagtaagaataagcctctgtgtgtgatttatttgggaactggatggcgggacccccccccaaaagagtaaaaaacaaacaacaacacatctctactagctgagccatctcactgcctcAGCTTTTTAAGTGGGTGCTAATCACTTTAATAACAGCTACCTTCTTTTCCACAGTTTTGAATTCAATCATTTTTCTGGCCATATTATATGGTTTTCAAATTATTCTTCTGCTGTCTCGAGTCTCACTATAAACCACACTAAAAACAGTAACCATGTCACAGCCTGAACTCTATGCTGTCATGGAATTTCCTCCACCAAATGAATCTGTCACCTTTAAACTcccccctcctccacacacacgAAGTTTATAGACAGACAAAATCCTTTGCTAGAATGGAATTAAAATTGCCTTTAGTCAGGTTCCCAATAGAGACACCACTTCCATCAAAACCCTCAGGAGATCAATCTTTTCTTCCTGTACTCCTAGTCTACTGAATTCTGGACAGAATTCCcctgctcagctcagctcagctcatcACATTCTAGGGCTTCTCTAGTCTGCTTCTCCAAAGGGTTAAAAACTATGTGGTTAGGTTTAACCACAGCAAGAATGGAACTTCTGGGTCCTAGCTTTCTGCATTAGACACCTTTCTTGTCACTGGTCAAATACTGATAGAAACATCTTAAGAGAGTTGAGACAAGTACAGAAGAGTCAGAACATAGCCCTTCATACTCTGGGGGGTCAGGAAGTGGAGAAATGAGAATGCTGGGCCCTGCTGGCTTTCTTTTAACCTATTTATTCAACAGCCcctggggatggcaccacctacattcaggatgggtcttttTTTCCCTCGGTTAATCTTCACACTCACAAGTTGACTTCCACAGTCTTCAGGGTCATTCtaaatatagtcaagttgacaatgaggaTGAATTACCACAGCTCTTGTGCTCAAATCTCTAAGTCTGAGTTTGGGTGATCTGTTTGAAGAAGCTGGAGTTGTTTCTCATTCACACTAATGTTGAAAGCCACCAGCCCACAGGAAGATATCTTTTGCAACTACCTTGTGTCTCTCTGGAGAACTTAGTGCTCTGGGCCCAGACTTAGAGTTATATGCAGCAACACCATGTCCTTGCCAAACTCTaagatcttgttttgtttgtttaatggtttatttgtttgttttttgagacagggttcactATTTAGCTACCTTGAAACAcactaagtagaccaggttggcctcgaactcacagagatctacctgcttcagcctcccaagtgctgtgactgacagtgtgtgccactatacctgccTTAAACCCTGAGATCTTGAAACAGTGTCCTCTCTACCTACAGAACATGCCATAAAATCCAGCAAACAGTGGGCATTTCAAAGTACTTAAAGAATGGAAAATGTGACTCCTTTGTTGCCACTTGCATAAATGCTTACAAGGCCCTTGGTTGGACCCTGAGACAGATTGTTTTGGACCCTGTGtgtatggtttttgtttatttatttgattgttgttttagacagggtccctACTATGTAACTTcaacaggcctggaactcaccatgtagaccagactggcctcaaactcacagagatccacctgcctctttacATGTGTTTTGATTACAATTCAATGCCATGGTGTAAGCATATGTTCTGGTTTAGTTTTGTGCAGGCCAGTCTCCCTTGCATGTCCAGCTACAAATACTGGTTGGTCGAATTTCATTAGATTTTCATCTAATTGACTTTAAGTTTGAAAGTCCTGGAAAGTATGTTCTAAGGCTCATATGGtgcttgcattcttttttttttttttttaatttttgttttgttttttaaaacagcatttctctgtgtatatctctggctgtcctgaaactcactctgtagcccaggctggcctttaaactcacagaggtccacttgcctctgcctcctgagtgctgggattaaaggctgtgtcatcactgcctggtctaaaattattctattttatgtgtatagatgttttgtaTGGAAATATATTTGTGTACCATGTTTGTACAGTGcccctggaggtcagaaaaaggcatcagatcccccaggaGTGGAGTTAACAAATAattgtgagcaccatgtgtgtcctgagaattgaacttgggtcctctggaagggcagctagaactcttaacctctgagtcatggCTACAGCCCCAATATTTGCCTTCCTTATGATCTGTTTCCCTCTGCCGTCCCCAGTCTGTTATCTAAAGGCCTTCTTGAAAAGACTGTTCTTATAATGTGACAAGAAAACATTTGATGAAGAGGCTCACACCACAAAGCTTTAGAAAGCTAAGTAGGTACATGTATGAACACAATAAGTACATGTATGACCTCAattaatcagtttttaaaattttggccTCTTTCCATAGCTGAGTGTCTCTGCATGTAGTTTTACTCTGTCTCCATAAATAGGTTTATGTTTAAGTTAAGGTCATCATACGTTTCTCTAAGCATCATCTCCAGTGATAAGATACTCAGGTTgtattagttttgttgttgtttgagataggatctcatggaGACCAAGATGGCCTGTGTCGTCAATGtgagtcttgaactcctgattctccttcaCCCAcgtcccaagtgctgaggttacagatgtgcacaacCACATCCATCTTACAGGTTTTCAATGGTTTAATGTCCTTTCTGATgctatagaataaagaaaactgCATTTCTGCcagctaaagaaagaaattgttccTTTGCAATTTGTATTTCTTATCTTTCAGACTGATTGATGGTTGAGTTCTAACCATGTTCACTATAGTACTGGGtgaaagattaatttaaaaatgtgacacaaaaataaatatttaaaatggtgcacacacacacacacacacacacacacacacacacacacgcaggagGCTGATTTTTATGCTAGGTATTAGCTTACTGCTGGTTGGGAACCATTGCTAGTAGACAgtaagggaggagaggactggaggaTGTTTCCTAGGGGCTATGAGGGGAGTCGTGGTATTGTCCTGATCAGTATTTTCCAAGTCCATGAGGGCAAAAGCCGTGAAGGATGGGTGTGGGTGAGAGTTTCTCTAAGTATTAATCTTCACAGACAACTAGGGCATTACATAGAGAGAAGAGGGGCTTGGGGCTCCATGGGTCCAGGTAAAATAAAGATCCCCCTTCTTTTTGGACTTGCACTGGGCAAGGAACAAGACTGAGGAGAATTAAAAGCTAATGGGAGATAGAATAATATGTGTTTGACTTCTGGGGACTTGAGGAATCCTGGCCAGAAACTTAGGGCTTGCTCAAAATGTGTTACAAATAAACCAGCATGCTAGCTTTTTGTTAAAACTGGAAGTGCTTAGCAATCATGTAGTCTGCTCTCTCGTTTGGTAAACTGAGGTCTAGCCATGTTCACATCAACCCAATGTCAGAAATCATCCCTCTGAAGTCCCAATGTTTTGATGTATAGTCTACATTTCAAAAATCCCAGCTGCTGTTGGATATAATgttcacacctgtagtcccagtacctgggaggtggaggcaggtgatctctatgTGAGATTGAAACCATCCTGAtccacataatgagttccaggacagccagagctaaataatgagattgggggtgggaggcaggcagCTTGCCCTGAGCTATATGCCCGATCTGTGTTCCCCCTGCTAGTTAGTAGTCTGGTGACTCATTGGAGGTTGGGTGGAGTGTCATTCACAACTGTCCCAACCCTGATGTTGTGGCACAAACCCAGTactgaagagggagaggaaacagttCACATCTGCAGAGAGACCACCACATTCATGGAGAGTCTGCAGGCCACTCTTCAGGTTAAAGGAGAGGTACCAACATTTGTTCCATCATTTCAACTTTCAAGTGCTTACCGCCAAATAATCCTCACAATGGTGGGGGGAACTTGCCTCCTGTGTACAGATGGGCACTGCAGTAGTGAGGCTTCAAGATGACTGTCTGTAGAGGCAGAGGAGAACTTTGAATCTGATGGCATCATGCACTGGGGTGTGAGGAAGTGTCCTGAGTACTCAATACTTTCTTTACAGCTttaaatcaccaccaccaccaccaccaccaccaccaccaccaccaccaccaccaccaccgcctctCCACAGGGATTGTTCTTTTTCAACCACTGCAAGGCAGGACCCAGAAAGTGCCTTGGGATGAAGAGAAGGGGCTGTCTGATGGTCCCTAGGAGAGAGGGGAGCCAGGTCTAAGGCAGGGTGTCCTCTTAGGCCAAATTCATCCCGAGGGCCTAGACTTTCCACACTCCGTCCCTCACCGTGTTACCATTCTGGGAACTCCAGCAGGCACTTGGGCTTGGAGACACATGGCTGTGACACGGTTGGGCACCAGGAGTTTCTATTTCCAACCCGAAGGCGGCTCTCCGGCAGCTACAGTCCCAGGATTCCCCATCCATTATTCATGATGTTTATTAGCTCCCGGGACcggagaagaaagaaggggagagaaaaaggagacagTTGGGGACACGGAGGGTGGGACAGAACCAAATTTAGGACCCTGAAGTTGAGGAACTTctggaaagaagaagagggggcTAAGAGATCAAGAGCACAAAGTCAGACGTGCTGTCTGCGCGCCAAACCAGTGAGTGAATGACTCTGCTCCAATCTAGGAGGTCTTGGGCTAGCTCTTTTGGTTCTTGTTTTCTTCGCTGGTCTAGTGGGTTAGCAGTAGCCACTTTCGTATTGCCGGCAAAACTTTGGTCCTATCAACTAACTCTGAATTGCCTTGCACAAATTGGTAGCTAAAAATGATAGCTGTTGTTATAGGTATTGTTTCTGGTAAGTGGTGGTCCTTCACAAGTGTGCTGAGGGATTGCCCAGGCTAGGCGGATTATTGCCCTCAATTGTTATTGTGAAGACGATTTAGCAAGCTTCCTTGGGCCCTCTAGGCTGAGAAAAAGGGGATGGGCAGTCTTCtttctcaaatgaaaatgaaaaaggcaAGGATTGGGAAGAAGCCACAGGCTTGTGGATCAGGACGGCAGTTACTGTCTTTGCCTCCACCCAAGCCCACAGTAGTGGGGAGTGTCACCGAGGTTCATTTTGGTAGCCTCTGGTCCTTGCCTAGGCTGGTTTCTGAGCTTGGAAACACCTCTTGGCTATGCGCAGGGGTGCAGGACTTCGGTGGAGGCTCGGGTTTGGGTTCCAGAGGACCTTGGAAAGGGCCAGTTTGGCGACAGTCGGACtgattgattctctctctctgactctctctctgtctgtctctgtctgtctctctgtctctgtctctctctgtgtctctgtctctgtctctctctgtgtctctgtctctgtctctctctgtcgctctctgtctctgtctctctctctctctctctctctctctctctctctctctgtgtgtgtgtgtgtgtgtgtgtgtgtgtgtgtgtgtgtgtgtgtatgtgtgttgggaagTCTGGGTGAGGTAGGATTCCTGCCCCTCGCTCAACCTGAGTCTGCCCTTCTGTCTCGGCAGTTCGAGCTGGGACAGGACAGAGGTTTAGGACTTTGTGCAAAAAAGtctaggaggaaggaggaagaatccGTAAAGTCTAGCAGGCTGGAGCCAGGCGGGGCGGGGCGCACAGGAAGAGGCTCTGCCAGGCCGGGGTATAAATGCAGTGGAGGGGGCGGCCGCATCAGGCTCCGAGTGGCGCGCCGAGACCTGCGGTCCCGCCTTGCCTCCCGGGCCGCCCCTGCGAGGCCCGGGCGCGTGTGCACGCCTGCGCGTGCTCGGGCCCTTCCTGGCAGGCTGCTTGTAAGATGAGTGAAGAAgcaggtgggggagaggggaggcagcAAGCGAGAGGGCGAGGGGAGCGCGGGCGCTGAGCGGCGCTCACTTGGAGCTCGGAGAGTCAGCAAGACGAGCCTGATTCCATGTCCCCCGCTGCCTCCCTGCCAGACTCCCGAAGATGATGGCCATGAACGCCAAGCAGCCTTTCGGCATGCACCCGGTACTGCAAGAACCCAAATTCTCCAGCCTGCACTCCGGCTCTGAGGCCATGCGCCGAGTTTGTCTCCCAGCCCCGCAGGTACGTAGCGGAGCATAATTACCGCTCTAAGGCACATTTTTTGACAGGCACTAGCTTCATGTTTTTTTCATGTCGCCCAGAACAATCGCCGCTGTCTGAACCCCTCGCCTTGTCTCCCCCGCGCTCTCTCGCGGCGCTCTCTCTCATTCATGTCTCTGATCCACACGTCTGTTCCAACAGAGAGGCTGCCTCCGTATTAATTTTTATGACCTGGGCTTTGAGGAGAGGCATCTCGGTTGcttgaaaatgtgttttaatcCTGAGTTGACAGTATTCCCCACTGACCGTGCTGTGCGCCTTCTCGCTTGCAGCTGCAGGGTAATATATTTGGAAGCTTTGATGAGAGCCTGCTGGCACGCGCAGAAGCTCTGGCGGCGGTGGATATCGTCTCCCACGGCAAGAACCATCCGTTCAAGCCCGACGCCACCTACCATACCATGAGCAGCGTGCCCTGCACGTCCACCTCGCCCACGGTGCCCATCTCCCACCCGGCTGCACTCACCTCGCACCCGCACCACGCGGTGCACCAGGGCCTCGAGGGCGACTTATTGGAGCACATCTCGCCCACACTGAGCGTGAGCGGCCTGGGGGCCCCGGAGCACTCGGTGATGCCCGCGCAGATCCACCCGCATCATCTAGGCGCCATGGGCCACTTGCACCAGGCCATGGGCATGAGTCACCCGCATGCTGTAGCGCCCCACAGTGCCATGCCTGCGTGTCTCAGCGACGTGGAGTCAGACCCTCGAGAGCTGGAAGCCTTCGCCGAGCGCTTCAAGCAGAGGCGCATCAAGTTGGGGGTAACCCAGGCGGACGTGGGCGCGGCTTTAGCCAATCTCAAGATCCCTGGCGTGGGTTCACTCAGCCAGAGCACCATCTGCAGGTTCGAATCTCTCACCCTGTCGCACAACAACATGATCGCGCTCAAGCCGGTCCTCCAGGCCTGGCTGGAGGAGGCGGAGGCCGCCTACCGAGAGAAGAACAGCAAGCCGGAGCTCTTCAACGGCAGTGAGCGTAAGCGCAAACGCACGTCCATCGCGGCCCCAGAGAAGCGCTCACTCGAAGCCTA
Proteins encoded in this region:
- the Pou4f3 gene encoding POU domain, class 4, transcription factor 3, coding for MMAMNAKQPFGMHPVLQEPKFSSLHSGSEAMRRVCLPAPQLQGNIFGSFDESLLARAEALAAVDIVSHGKNHPFKPDATYHTMSSVPCTSTSPTVPISHPAALTSHPHHAVHQGLEGDLLEHISPTLSVSGLGAPEHSVMPAQIHPHHLGAMGHLHQAMGMSHPHAVAPHSAMPACLSDVESDPRELEAFAERFKQRRIKLGVTQADVGAALANLKIPGVGSLSQSTICRFESLTLSHNNMIALKPVLQAWLEEAEAAYREKNSKPELFNGSERKRKRTSIAAPEKRSLEAYFAIQPRPSSEKIAAIAEKLDLKKNVVRVWFCNQRQKQKRMKYSAVH